CCTGAAGGACGTGCGGCGGTCGTTCAGTTTGTGAAAGCCGGAGGTGGTTATGTCGGCATTTGCGCGGGCATGTTCCTGGCCAGTTCCGATTCTGACTTGCATCTGCATCTGCTGCCGATCGATGTGTCTGGTTCCTCAGGAATTGGCAAGGTGCAGCTAGACTTTGAAGCGGATGCAGAACTTCGGGTCAAAGGGAGTCATCCTGCCAAGTTTTCGGGGGGGCCGGTTGCTGTGAGAAAAATGAACGAAGCCGATGAGAGTGTCAAAATCCTGGCTTATTTTCGTACCGAGCCGAAGGACAGGAAATCCAAAAAGAAACTAACTGATACTCCGGCGATTGTTTGTGGTAACCATGGAAAGGGCCGCGTGTTTCTGTTTAGTCCGCACTGTGAGCGTTACCCCGGACCACGAACTGCGTTCTATAATGCACTGCGCTGGGCCGGAAAGAGTGAGCTCCCGAAGGACTAGCTGGGCTCGTCCAGTTTCTCGAAGACGGCTTTCATTAACAGCGGTAGTACGACGGTGGCATCCGCGTAGACTTCGGCGAAGCGGCCGCCATCTTGCGGGGAGACGAACTTGCCCCAGCTGACCCCTTCGGAATAGGTGCAGCCGGAAAGTCCACCCCAGTGAACCGGTTCGGGGCAGATGCGGATGCCGTATTTGAAACGGGGCTCTTTCCACTCGGTACCGAGCCGATAATTGGCGATTTCATAATACGGGGCGACCTGCTGTGCCCAGTTGCGGGGGACGCCGCCTCCGATAGTGAAGATACCCAGGGTGGAGGCATCCCGCATCAGTTGAGCGTATTCCTGCAGGTCTATAAAGGGGTTGAAGCTGGGAAGTGCTGTCAGGATCTCGGTCTGATCAAGGTCTTCCAGTGCTTTACCCGACCGGGCGATGTATTCCGACATGGCCCAGGTGGAGACATCGAGACCGATTTCGCTGTCGGTAAATGCGGGGATGAAGACGGGGACATTTTGTTCGTAGGCACTTCTGAGGATGCCTCGACCTTCATCGATTTCGGAAAGACGTTTG
This window of the Gimesia fumaroli genome carries:
- a CDS encoding deoxyhypusine synthase family protein is translated as MSGEREFHDGRGDGLKPLKSLDLSSVNSFSDLLQAMSETAFSGRKLGVAYDILLEMSQDTECKAILTLSGAMTVAKQGSIICDMIDRGLVRAVVATGALIAHGLTESIGLVHYQYNPADSDETLYKKGYNRIYDTLEMESNLNNVERLVRSVLRESQPEDGVWSSARLCRALGKRLSEIDEGRGILRSAYEQNVPVFIPAFTDSEIGLDVSTWAMSEYIARSGKALEDLDQTEILTALPSFNPFIDLQEYAQLMRDASTLGIFTIGGGVPRNWAQQVAPYYEIANYRLGTEWKEPRFKYGIRICPEPVHWGGLSGCTYSEGVSWGKFVSPQDGGRFAEVYADATVVLPLLMKAVFEKLDEPS